The Bacteroidales bacterium genome has a window encoding:
- a CDS encoding DUF4295 domain-containing protein — protein MAKKVVATLKTGEGKEYSRVIKMVKSPKTGAYAFKEAFVHKDHIKDFFSKKD, from the coding sequence ATGGCAAAGAAAGTTGTTGCTACACTTAAAACCGGTGAAGGTAAAGAATACTCAAGGGTTATAAAAATGGTCAAATCACCAAAAACAGGTGCTTACGCTTTTAAAGAAGCTTTTGTTCATAAAGACCATATTAAAGATTTCTTTTCAAAGAAAGATTAA
- the rpmG gene encoding 50S ribosomal protein L33, which produces MGKKNKDARIQVILECTEHKTSGKPGISRYITTKNKKNTPDRLELKKYNPVLKKYTIHKEIK; this is translated from the coding sequence ATGGGAAAGAAAAATAAAGATGCAAGAATACAGGTAATTCTCGAATGTACTGAGCACAAAACAAGTGGTAAGCCCGGTATATCAAGATACATTACTACAAAAAACAAAAAAAATACTCCCGACAGATTAGAACTGAAGAAGTATAATCCTGTGTTAAAAAAATATACAATTCATAAAGAAATTAAATAA